One window of the Acinonyx jubatus isolate Ajub_Pintada_27869175 chromosome A2, VMU_Ajub_asm_v1.0, whole genome shotgun sequence genome contains the following:
- the AP1M2 gene encoding AP-1 complex subunit mu-2 isoform X1, producing MSASAVFILDVKGKPLISRNYKGDVAMSEIENFMPLLMQREEEGALAPLLSHGRVHFLWIKHSNLYLVATTLKNANASLVYSFLYKTVEVFSEYFKELEEESIRDNFVIVYELLDELMDFGFPQTTDSKILQEYITQQGNKLETGKSRVPPTVTNAVSWRSEGIKYKKNEVFIDVIESVNLLVNANGSVLLSEIVGTIKLKVFLSGMPELRLGLNDRVLFELTGLSGSKNKSVELEDVKFHQCVRLSRFDNDRTISFIPPDGDFELMSYRLSTQVKPLIWIESVIEKFSHSRVEIMVKAKGQFKKQSVANGVEISVPVPSDADSPRFKTSVGSAKYVPEKNVVIWSIKSFPGGKEYLMRAHFGLPSVEKEEVEGRPPIGVKFEIPYFTVSGIQVRYMKIIEKSGYQALPWVRYITQSGDYQLRTS from the exons ATGTCCGCCTCGGCTGTCTTCATCCTCGACGTCAAGGGCAAG CCCCTGATCAGCCGCAACTACAAGGGCGATGTGGCCATGAGTGAGATTGAGAACTTCATGCCTCTGCTCATGCAGCGGGAGGAGGAGGGTGCCTTGGCCCCACTGCTGAGCCATGGCCGGGTCCACTTTTTGTGGATCAAACACAGCAACCTCTATT TGGTAGCCACCACGCTGAAGAACGCCAATGCCTCCCTCGTGTACTCCTTCCTCTACAAGACGGTGGAG GTATTCTCTGAATACTtcaaggagctggaggaggagagcaTCCGAGACAACTTCGTCATCGTCTACGAGCTGCTGGACGAGCTCATGGACTTCGGCTTCCCACAGACCACCGACAGCAAGATCCTGCAGGA GTACATCACACAGCAGGGCAACAAGCTGGAGACCGGCAAATCTCGAGTGCCACCCACTGTCACCAATGCTGTGTCCTGGCGCTCTGAGGGCATCAAGTACAAGAAGAACGAGGTGTTCATTGATGTCATAGAGTCTGTCAACCTGCTG GTCAATGCCAACGGCAGCGTCCTGCTGAGCGAGATCGTGGGTACCATCAAGCTCAAGGTGTTTCTGTCGGGAATGCCAGAGCTGCGGCTTGGCCTCAACGACCGTGTGCTCTTTGAGCTCACTGGCC TTTCAGGAAGCAAGAACAAGTCTGTGGAACTGGAAGACGTCAAATTCCACCAGTGTGTGCGGCTGTCTCGCTTTGACAATGACCGCACTATCTCCTTCATCCCACCCGACGGCGACTTTGAGCTCATGTCCTACCGCCTCAGCACCCAG GTCAAGCCGTTGATCTGGATTGAGTCCGTCATTGAGAAGTTCTCCCACAGCCGTGTGGAGATCATGGTCAAG GCCAAGGGGCAGTTTAAGAAGCAGTCGGTGGCCAACGGCGTGGAGATATCCGTGCCCGTGCCCAGTGATGCCGACTCCCCGCGCTTCAAGACCAGTGTAGGCAGTGCCAAGTACGTGCCCGAAAAGAATGTCGTTATTTGGAGTATTAAGTCCTTCCCG GGGGGCAAGGAGTACCTGATGCGCGCCCACTTTGGCCTCCCCAGcgtggagaaggaggaggtggagggccGGCCCCCTATTGGGGTCAAGTTTGAGATCCCCTACTTCACTGTCTCCGGGATCCAG GTCCGATACATGAAGATCATTGAGAAAAGCGGTTACCAGGCCCTGCCATGGGTTCGCTACATCACCCAGAGTGGCG ATTATCAACTTCGTACCAGCtag
- the AP1M2 gene encoding AP-1 complex subunit mu-2 isoform X2, producing MSASAVFILDVKGKPLISRNYKGDVAMSEIENFMPLLMQREEEGALAPLLSHGRVHFLWIKHSNLYLVATTLKNANASLVYSFLYKTVEVFSEYFKELEEESIRDNFVIVYELLDELMDFGFPQTTDSKILQEYITQQGNKLETGKSRVPPTVTNAVSWRSEGIKYKKNEVFIDVIESVNLLVNANGSVLLSEIVGTIKLKVFLSGMPELRLGLNDRVLFELTGRSKNKSVELEDVKFHQCVRLSRFDNDRTISFIPPDGDFELMSYRLSTQVKPLIWIESVIEKFSHSRVEIMVKAKGQFKKQSVANGVEISVPVPSDADSPRFKTSVGSAKYVPEKNVVIWSIKSFPGGKEYLMRAHFGLPSVEKEEVEGRPPIGVKFEIPYFTVSGIQVRYMKIIEKSGYQALPWVRYITQSGDYQLRTS from the exons ATGTCCGCCTCGGCTGTCTTCATCCTCGACGTCAAGGGCAAG CCCCTGATCAGCCGCAACTACAAGGGCGATGTGGCCATGAGTGAGATTGAGAACTTCATGCCTCTGCTCATGCAGCGGGAGGAGGAGGGTGCCTTGGCCCCACTGCTGAGCCATGGCCGGGTCCACTTTTTGTGGATCAAACACAGCAACCTCTATT TGGTAGCCACCACGCTGAAGAACGCCAATGCCTCCCTCGTGTACTCCTTCCTCTACAAGACGGTGGAG GTATTCTCTGAATACTtcaaggagctggaggaggagagcaTCCGAGACAACTTCGTCATCGTCTACGAGCTGCTGGACGAGCTCATGGACTTCGGCTTCCCACAGACCACCGACAGCAAGATCCTGCAGGA GTACATCACACAGCAGGGCAACAAGCTGGAGACCGGCAAATCTCGAGTGCCACCCACTGTCACCAATGCTGTGTCCTGGCGCTCTGAGGGCATCAAGTACAAGAAGAACGAGGTGTTCATTGATGTCATAGAGTCTGTCAACCTGCTG GTCAATGCCAACGGCAGCGTCCTGCTGAGCGAGATCGTGGGTACCATCAAGCTCAAGGTGTTTCTGTCGGGAATGCCAGAGCTGCGGCTTGGCCTCAACGACCGTGTGCTCTTTGAGCTCACTGGCC GAAGCAAGAACAAGTCTGTGGAACTGGAAGACGTCAAATTCCACCAGTGTGTGCGGCTGTCTCGCTTTGACAATGACCGCACTATCTCCTTCATCCCACCCGACGGCGACTTTGAGCTCATGTCCTACCGCCTCAGCACCCAG GTCAAGCCGTTGATCTGGATTGAGTCCGTCATTGAGAAGTTCTCCCACAGCCGTGTGGAGATCATGGTCAAG GCCAAGGGGCAGTTTAAGAAGCAGTCGGTGGCCAACGGCGTGGAGATATCCGTGCCCGTGCCCAGTGATGCCGACTCCCCGCGCTTCAAGACCAGTGTAGGCAGTGCCAAGTACGTGCCCGAAAAGAATGTCGTTATTTGGAGTATTAAGTCCTTCCCG GGGGGCAAGGAGTACCTGATGCGCGCCCACTTTGGCCTCCCCAGcgtggagaaggaggaggtggagggccGGCCCCCTATTGGGGTCAAGTTTGAGATCCCCTACTTCACTGTCTCCGGGATCCAG GTCCGATACATGAAGATCATTGAGAAAAGCGGTTACCAGGCCCTGCCATGGGTTCGCTACATCACCCAGAGTGGCG ATTATCAACTTCGTACCAGCtag